The sequence GACAGTTGCATTTAGTCCATTTGTGAAATTCTTGGTAATTCTACGATATCAGTTTCAGTCATCTAATCAAATGATTATTATATGGATAATCTGGGTTTTCACGGGAGATCTAAATAAATTcttattatttgttaatttacAGAGCCTGGGGATGTATACTCATGGGGATGGAAGGAGTGTGTTCCGTCTGGGAAGCTTATCCATGATTTGGCTATGGTGGGAATTCCTCAAACAGATACTATAGGGAATCAAAGTTCATTACCAGCTGAACAAGGTATTTCTGAAACCTGGGCATATCTGACAAAACCAATCAGGGAAGCCTTATTGATTCTACTATATCAATGTGATTAAGACTTTATGATCTTATACAGTAAGCCCAATGCCTCAAGGCTTCAATTTGACTAGTGGGACAGTATCTCATCTTGACAGCAAAAGGGCTGGAGAGGAAGTTGCAAAACGGAGGAAAGTTTCATCACCTAAACTTGAATCTGAAACCTCAACAGGTGGTgatgatttcttcactttgtCGCCTTGTCTTGTAACTCTGGGTCCTGGAATAAGGATCACCAGTGTTGCAGCTGGTGGACGCCACACTTTAGCTTTGTCAGGTAAGACCACAAGGGTCAGGGATTATGCTTATGATTTTCAGGATAGTTACTCCGTCTTTGTGGTCACACCATATAGTTTTGTAGGTTGTAGGAAGTACGAAGCTATGGAAGATTTTTGATGTAAAGCAAGACACCTGATGGATCATAATTTTAACCGAAGTTTCAGATATGGGACAGGTGTGGGGTTGGGGCTATGGAGGCGAAGGACAGCTAGGTTTGGGTACCCGGGTAAAGATGGTCTCTTCTCCTCATGTCATACCCTGTATTGAGCCATCTTCTTCTGGAAAGGATAGGGCTTCTGTGGTATCTCAGGGCACAAAAGTTCCTGGAAGTTATGTGAAGGAGATTGCTTGTGGTGGTCGACACAGTGTGGTAGTAACAGGTCAGCATTTAATTGATTGTTTTATAGCGCTGATATTTCTTAAAAGTGTTAATACTTATAACTGAAGAACATATCAACAGATTGGATTTGTCGGTTGTATGTGCTAAGCCTACTTATTTGTTCTCTCTCCTTGATTACCTTGGGGTCAATGCAAAATGTGAGATTATTGTTGGCTGTTCTATGGATCCTGTTAATCTGATGAAAACATCCAGTTTTGCTGTGATCGCTTTCATTTTTATCATCTACTTTCCCTTTAACAATAATTCTTCAATTTGCAGATGCTGGAGCACTGGTTACTTTTGGCTGGGGACTCTATGGACAGGTGAGCTTTCTATGATAGTCAGGGTTTTATGTTGTTTGAGTTGTTCTGCATTGAGTGAACCGTTTGGTAGCATTCTCCTTATGTACTGTGATAATTGGGGGTACTACTGGTTGGTTAGTAATTCAATTGGAaccacattttctttttatatatttgtctTTCCTGATTCTTGTATTTATCTGCGgtatcttttctttccccCCATTTTTATCCAGTGTGGGCAAGGGAATACAAAAGATCAACTAAGACCAAGTTATGTGAATTCATTGTCCAATTCTAGAGTGAAAACCATCTCTGCCGGACTCTGGCATACTCTGTGTATATCTGTTGATGGTCGTGTACATGTTTTTGGGGGGAATCAGTTCGGACAGCTGGGAACAGGTGCCGATGAGGCTGAGGTACGCTCAAcaacttttccttttggtttccttttgttttttattgaTTAGTCAGAatgtgggaaaaaaaaacatgtcaGAATTTATAACTGGAACATGCAAATCTCTACTCTGAATCCGAGTTAGTTTTGTTATCTTACGCTTTCAGTCCAACTTGTTTCTGTCTGCGGTGTTATCTGCGTTGTGTTGCTTTTAAAGAACTGGTCTTTGCTGAGGAATTTTTTAGTACAACTCTGTAGAGGAATCTTGTATAAATTAACTAAATCACATCACTGTTGATTCAGACTCTACCTAGGCCATTAGATTCTCCGAGTTTGGAAAGCAAGCATGCCAAAGTGGTCTCCTGTGGGGCACGCCATAGTGTCATACTAACAGGTAAGAGGATGCCATTGTCTATCCCACATTATAAAGAGGGCCAATATTTGTATTCTAAGTACTATCCATCAAATTGTCGATAGGGTTCTTAACAATTTCAACCAAGATGAGCTTAATGCGGTAGACCATAAACAGATTTTTAGTTACTTGTTGCACCAAACATGGTACTTGGATATTCACAATCTCTTTGTTATCTTTGCCTACAGAAGACGGCCAATTATATAGTTGGGGGTGGAACAAGTATGGCCAAGTATGATTCCTAACTTCTATGATTAATATATTGAGCCCCAAACGTATATGTTCTTTCATGATcgtttttgaaaattttatattccTGTTTGGATGCAGCTTGGCCTGGGCGATTCCGTGGACAGGAACCTTCCTTCTCAAGTTTCTACAGACGGTTGCTTACCAAAAAATATTGCATGTGGCTGGTGGCACACGCTACTGCTTGCTGAAAGACCCGCTTGAATCTGTGTTAATCGATGGTGGTGACAGAAACGGAATGACTTATTAGGATACGACTGCTTCAGATAATCTGCCTTCTAAGTTCTTAAATGCACACTTCGTCCTGTTTATGCATAATGtacattcttttttatatgCGTGCTTGAACAGAGCCATGTGTTCCATTCTTTGTAGATTTTAGAAGCTAATTTTCTTCCAACAGCAAATTGCAGAAAGTTCTGTCCaggtttgttttttgggtcgaaATTCTGTCTGGGATTGTACACCAACATTAACTACTTGTACAGAAACTTTACATTCCGACAAAGACATTATGCTTCTTAGGTCTTGTCATAATGATCTGGGTTTGAAGCACAATACTTGAAGGCTTGCTCAATTTTCTTGAATACAAAAGAGATGCCtacaatcttttttttttttttgggtcgacCATGAGATTCAGATCTTGCTTGATATGTTATTTCTTCTGCGTTGCAGAAGGTGTAGCAGCGGCCAAAAAACATCCATTCTGTGAAACCCCCTGGGAGCCTGAGCATATTGCAAATGTAGCatttaagaaaaaaggtaaatcACTCTGGAATTTTTATACGAAAATAATAGGGTTAACAAATTATACCTCAACAATAAAATGTCCCCACATGTTGCTTGAGCGGGTTTCCATCACACCCTTCAAGATGGTCAACTCCAATCGACGGATAGCTTGGGCAATGTCTAGGAAAAGTCCATGTTCATCACATAGCATCTGAAATGGACATAGTAATTGGTTGAAACATTCTGCAATGAAGCTGTGTGTTCGAAAAgtgtacaaattttggggtCATGCAACACCAACATACCTCTATAAGCATGTGCCCTGGGTGTTGAAGATCTTCTACCACAATAGGGCAAATCTGAAGTTCGCTTCCGATTTCAAAACCCCTGCTTGTCCCATTTTGGCCACCAATTTTGGCCTCGCTCATGTTATTAGAACGAGGTACCTGGAAAAGAATCATAGATTTGGTCAGAAACTTGTAACAATTGGGACACCAGCTGGTAAACTATAAGCTGGCTTTGTAGAAGAAAAACTTCTGAGAGTCCGGGATATTGTGCCGGCCTCACAGAAGTTATCAACATGAACGAGCTTTGCATACCTCTTGATGCGCATAGCACTCCAGTTTTTCAGCTTGGTCAGTCATGGTTCTTAAATACAGCATGTGTTTTATGGTTCGGTCTAAAAGGCCATCAATGCTGCACTGAACTTGccacaaaaaggaaaaacatatCTAGTTAGAGAAATATAAGTGATTATGTATTGCCCCGCAACAAAATATTGAACCTACAAAAAAACCCACCTTGGCACCATTTGGGACGAGTTCCCGCAGCTCTTTGACACGATCCTGAATCAATTGTCTATCTCTTGGTCTTAGCTTTGGGCTGTTGCTAAGCCTGGTCCTTCTTGCATTGGCACCGGACGacttttgttcctttttaGGCTTTGTAGAAGTGTATCCTTTGCCCTGCTGCTCTTTGTCAAGCAAAGTGCTCATCGTGCCTTTGAAAGAAGCGGATGCATGATTCCACGTCATTGAATCACTCTCCATTGGGGCACttgcttcaaatttcaattgttCACAAGAAGCAGGAAATTGACTTGATGTGGTCATACATGATTTAATATTGTCAGATCTGCTCGATGAGGTGTCATCTCTGGCTACCATGGATTCAAAGAGGTTCTCAGCATCGCTTCCTTTCGAAAGCCTTGATGGCTCAATACTGCGAATGAAATCTTTCTGCAAACCAGAGCTGCTACATGTGTCATCAATGGAGATGGATGAATTCCATAAATGTTCATCGGTCTGCCTCTGGAAAGTTGTTCCAAGTGCTTTGTGTAGTTCACAATTTTCAGGAAAGCTAAAGAAACTATCCTTCCTGTTGTGACTTATATCTTCAGCATTATTGTAATTCAACAGTTGTTCTGCTATACCTCCAGCAGAGTAAGAATTGAAACCACTTAAAGGGTCTCCAAGCACATCCACGTTATAACCACCATACTGAGAATGGGCTAGAAGTTCTTCCTCCAAACAAGACAACCCAAACATTTGAGTCTCTATGGTCTCCAGCATGTCGGTATCTACACACTGACTGAGTGGATTCGATTCTCCAATGTGATAAATACGTGGAACACCAATCTCATTTTCTCCAATTCTCTTAAGAACTTCTGGCTGATCTGTTCCAGAGTCTAGAAGTACATTTTCAATGGTTGGCAATTGCACAAATTGCTCCAAAGTTGACAGTAAGATATCATTCAGTCTGATGTTACCAATCTCTTCTGACCTTTCAACCTTGAGTGGGTTAATGGTAACAGCTGATGATTCAAATGCGTTCTCCATTAAACTAGATGATTGTGGCCATAATGATTCAGCTCGAATGTCCCTAAATAAGGTAGAAGGTACAGTTTTCCCCGCAACATTGTGAATGGCATTGAATCTATCTTTCACAAAAGCAACCACTGCCTGATCTTCAGCAACCTACAACTTGATCGAAAAAGAAAGGGACAAATAAGATGAATACAATCAGATCGATATACGTGGAACACACAGGCAGACACAAAGACAGAGATTCAGATTGAGAATCACATGCAAGGTGCTTAAGCCCCGGATGGGGGTCAGAATAATATGTCAGATTCATGCAGCgtgagttaaaaaaaaaaaaattataatgcTACAACTTCCTAGATAAACTTGTAAGCTATTAGTTACTACACTATAATGACATGGTTACAGGAAATAAACTGCTACAACCAATTCATGAAGTTTAGAATAAGTTCAGAATGAGCACGCACCGTTTCCATGGAGCCAAGTTGCAAAACTCCATATGGAAGTACAGGTACAAGCAAAATTGTCTACATGAGAAATCAAatacataatcagatttttcatcCATGTATAAGTAATTACATATGAATCCTGAGCATTAAAATTCGCAATTGTGACCTAGTCTGTGCTCATGCCACTAGGATATGCCAAACAAGTTACCTTGATACCCAACGCAAACTGAAGAAGCCATTCATCTGGACactgaataaataaaaataattcattttttagATATACTGTGTTCACTATCACTACTTGCGGAATTATCATTAGCTTGTTCAAATAAGATTTACCTCAGGAACTAACTTAGAGTCAGACTCTCTGGTGCACAAACTGTGAAGGGAAACCCATTTATGGTTCCCTGTGCAAGCCACCTCACCGACAACCCTGAGAAATTATTCAAATCCATAATGAACCATTAATAGTTACTCATTGTGTGGCTTGCTGGTGTCTCTtagtaaacaaaaaatttacatatagCGTCAGTTTAAATAAGTAGTGTGCATAAATATGCGTGTGTAAAGACAGTTTTCGGCGAACCCGTAAGAGTAATGGTGATTTTGGACACCCAGAGTATTGGATTCATGGTGGCAAATAACTAAGAGCATGCTAAAGGAATTCTCCtccaccaaaatttctttttgttactTTTATATTTGTAGATATTTGTTGTAAAACAAATCCGCAGAAACTTTTCTGGAGATTGAACGGAAGTACACAGCAAGACAAGAATGAAGAACAAGATTGTACCCTTTTCCAAATGTGTGCTGAAGATGTGACATATCAGCCACTGCTAGTCCAATTGGATAGCCTGTAGATCCACCATCATGTACACTTGCGTCGCTGAAGTAGATGTCATCCGGTGAATGTTCCACAGCTTCTCTTGGTTTTGGATGATGGCAGTACCCATCCTCCCAGGCCAATATCCTTAATTAACAAGAAGACAACTATCATACCGGAGATCATCACTAGCTTTGATATTCATGACATACACAATATGTTCGCCGTGAAAAAGGTCATTTGGATGTCAAAGCCTAAGCATACTAGAACTTTTTTTCATGAGAGAAGAATGATCATAATGCCTCCAGTCATATTGATTATAGATTCAAATTCTATTTTATGATTTGATAAGATATAAATGCTCAAACTTCTATATGCATATGCACGTATGTTATGTATCTTAAACCATGCTTGGCTGCACCAACAAAATTGAAGTCCCTAATTTGTGGTTCAAACAGAATGCATCAAAATAATCATAGAAAACAATCTCAAAACCCAAAGCATTTTTATTAGTAACTTGATTTCTGAACTCTGATGGTGgccaaacacaaaaaaaaaaattatgcaacattaaaagttcataaatttaaaataatagaaaagaaaaagaaacttacaAATCGCTCTGGTGCTTGAGCTTCCAAATCACCGCATATTTCCACGGCGAATTGTTGCTGCAGAGGCTCTTGAGCAACTGCCTCAGAGCAGTAGTTCCCATATCTTCTTAACTTCCTCAACAAGGCTCAAATTATTCAACAACTAAGAAACGACACAATTTACTCACAtccaacaaacacaaaacgaCAACACCGCCACCACCTTCCCTAGCTGCCCCGGTACGAAGCCCGACCCGCCTGTTTAATCCGTAATCCCGCTCGTCGTTTAATCGGTGGACCAGTCGAAAACAGTTCCATCGCTAGACGCTCACTAAACACCAATCTGCTTTCGCTCTCAGCTACCTAATCAACTTTTTCAAGAAGCACTTAAACAAATCCACAATCAACAAAGACCTCTCCCCCTACTTGCTTGACAATTTGGAAGAAGCTGTTCATGATTCTGTTCGGATCGGCTCGAAGCTCAAATCCGCTGCCAAACAAACACGAAACTATTATAATCAACTTCGATCAGCTCACTtcaagagaaaatgagaagcAGTTACAGTTAGTGTGTTGCTCTTTACCTCTAAAATCAAAGACGTTGCAGATGTTCATATTCGTTGGATTCCATGGCTCTCTCTGTTTCAGTTTTTCGTTTGGGGAAATTGGCCTTCTTCGTTCACCAAAGTCCAGAAGCTCCAAACACCCCCCCCAACACAAACAAACGGCTTCTAAGCCTCTTTTGCAACCACCATatcatataaataaacaaagaaaatgccGCCACCGGTTAACCGGTCACGTTgtgtttaattatttaatttttaataatgttttgttttatttgggCGGATTTCAAAATTGTCCAAAGTCAGATTCTATAACTCGGTTTGGACGGAGTGGGTGTTGGGGCCCACAAATTTGTTTGCTATGGGCCGTGGGGCCCATGGTCTGTTTCTCTGGGTATGTTCAACAGTGAAGTGAATCTGCAACAAAACAGCGACCCgttttgcaatttgcaatATATTTGATTGTGATGCCTCTATTATTATTAGTCACCGGAAAAACATTATTAATTAACTAAGACAGCTTGCAAGTTGCAAGTGGGTGTGGGAGTCAcgtaaaaataatatataaatatatacttgttaaaataagattaacagtaattaaaaaaaacattatctGATTTGGCATTGTACAACGTAAGCATATACATACATTATATACGACAGAGTTTGAGCAAATACGATAAGTAGACGAAGTTTTCTAAAGTATTTTATAGCTTTTGGATAAAACCCATTTGATATGTTGACCTGAGTTAGATAAGTGCACCAATA comes from Prunus dulcis chromosome 6, ALMONDv2, whole genome shotgun sequence and encodes:
- the LOC117629651 gene encoding ultraviolet-B receptor UVR8-like isoform X4 — protein: MNCNEGEGGDSMKTEERREALVYMCGYLPGVSPEKSPVLSLAPVRFPNRMDGGDSWKDVCGGGCGFAMAISECGKLITWGSADDEGQSYLVSGKHGETPEPFPLPTEASLLKAAAGWAHCVSVTEPGDVYSWGWKECVPSGKLIHDLAMVGIPQTDTIGNQSSLPAEQVSPMPQGFNLTSGTVSHLDSKRAGEEVAKRRKVSSPKLESETSTGGDDFFTLSPCLVTLGPGIRITSVAAGGRHTLALSDMGQVWGWGYGGEGQLGLGTRVKMVSSPHVIPCIEPSSSGKDRASVVSQGTKVPGSYVKEIACGGRHSVVVTDAGALVTFGWGLYGQCGQGNTKDQLRPSYVNSLSNSRVKTISAGLWHTLCISVDGRVHVFGGNQFGQLGTGADEAEKTANYIVGGGTSMANLAWAIPWTGTFLLKFLQTVAYQKILHVAGGTRYCLLKDPLESVLIDGGDRNGMTY
- the LOC117629650 gene encoding transcription factor EMB1444-like, with protein sequence MGTTALRQLLKSLCSNNSPWKYAVIWKLKHQSDLILAWEDGYCHHPKPREAVEHSPDDIYFSDASVHDGGSTGYPIGLAVADMSHLQHTFGKGVVGEVACTGNHKWVSLHSLCTRESDSKLVPECPDEWLLQFALGIKTILLVPVLPYGVLQLGSMETVAEDQAVVAFVKDRFNAIHNVAGKTVPSTLFRDIRAESLWPQSSSLMENAFESSAVTINPLKVERSEEIGNIRLNDILLSTLEQFVQLPTIENVLLDSGTDQPEVLKRIGENEIGVPRIYHIGESNPLSQCVDTDMLETIETQMFGLSCLEEELLAHSQYGGYNVDVLGDPLSGFNSYSAGGIAEQLLNYNNAEDISHNRKDSFFSFPENCELHKALGTTFQRQTDEHLWNSSISIDDTCSSSGLQKDFIRSIEPSRLSKGSDAENLFESMVARDDTSSSRSDNIKSCMTTSSQFPASCEQLKFEASAPMESDSMTWNHASASFKGTMSTLLDKEQQGKGYTSTKPKKEQKSSGANARRTRLSNSPKLRPRDRQLIQDRVKELRELVPNGAKCSIDGLLDRTIKHMLYLRTMTDQAEKLECYAHQEVPRSNNMSEAKIGGQNGTSRGFEIGSELQICPIVVEDLQHPGHMLIEMLCDEHGLFLDIAQAIRRLELTILKGVMETRSSNMWGHFIVEAPRGFHRMDVFWPLLHLLQRRRNNISSKI
- the LOC117629651 gene encoding ultraviolet-B receptor UVR8-like isoform X3 — translated: MNCNEGEGGDSMKTEERREALVYMCGYLPGVSPEKSPVLSLAPVRFPNRMDGGDSWKDVCGGGCGFAMAISECGKLITWGSADDEGQSYLVSGKHGETPEPFPLPTEASLLKAAAGWAHCVSVTEPGDVYSWGWKECVPSGKLIHDLAMVGIPQTDTIGNQSSLPAEQVSHLDSKRAGEEVAKRRKVSSPKLESETSTGGDDFFTLSPCLVTLGPGIRITSVAAGGRHTLALSDMGQVWGWGYGGEGQLGLGTRVKMVSSPHVIPCIEPSSSGKDRASVVSQGTKVPGSYVKEIACGGRHSVVVTDAGALVTFGWGLYGQCGQGNTKDQLRPSYVNSLSNSRVKTISAGLWHTLCISVDGRVHVFGGNQFGQLGTGADEAETLPRPLDSPSLESKHAKVVSCGARHSVILTEDGQLYSWGWNKYGQLGLGDSVDRNLPSQVSTDGCLPKNIACGWWHTLLLAERPA
- the LOC117629651 gene encoding ultraviolet-B receptor UVR8-like isoform X1, coding for MNCNEGEGGDSMKTEERREALVYMCGYLPGVSPEKSPVLSLAPVRFPNRMDGGDSWKDVCGGGCGFAMAISECGKLITWGSADDEGQSYLVSGKHGETPEPFPLPTEASLLKAAAGWAHCVSVTEPGDVYSWGWKECVPSGKLIHDLAMVGIPQTDTIGNQSSLPAEQVSPMPQGFNLTSGTVSHLDSKRAGEEVAKRRKVSSPKLESETSTGGDDFFTLSPCLVTLGPGIRITSVAAGGRHTLALSDMGQVWGWGYGGEGQLGLGTRVKMVSSPHVIPCIEPSSSGKDRASVVSQGTKVPGSYVKEIACGGRHSVVVTDAGALVTFGWGLYGQCGQGNTKDQLRPSYVNSLSNSRVKTISAGLWHTLCISVDGRVHVFGGNQFGQLGTGADEAETLPRPLDSPSLESKHAKVVSCGARHSVILTEDGQLYSWGWNKYGQLGLGDSVDRNLPSQVSTDGCLPKNIACGWWHTLLLAERPA
- the LOC117629651 gene encoding ultraviolet-B receptor UVR8-like isoform X2, translated to MNCNEGEGGDSMKTEERREALVYMCGYLPGVSPEKSPVLSLAPVRFPNRMDGGDSWKDVCGGGCGFAMAISECGKLITWGSADDEGQSYLVSGKHGETPEPFPLPTEASLLKAAAGWAHCVSVTEPGDVYSWGWKECVPSGKLIHDLAMVGIPQTDTIGNQSSLPAEQVSPMPQGFNLTSGTVSHLDSKRAGEEVAKRRKVSSPKLESETSTGGDDFFTLSPCLVTLGPGIRITSVAAGGRHTLALSDMGQVWGWGYGGEGQLGLGTRVKMVSSPHVIPCIEPSSSGKDRASVVSQGTKVPGSYVKEIACGGRHSVVVTDAGALVTFGWGLYGQCGQGNTKDQLRPSYVNSLSNSRVKTISAGLWHTLCISVDGRVHVFGGNQFGQLGTGADEAETLPRPLDSPSLESKHAKVVSCGARHSVILTDGQLYSWGWNKYGQLGLGDSVDRNLPSQVSTDGCLPKNIACGWWHTLLLAERPA